One window of Suricata suricatta isolate VVHF042 chromosome 6, meerkat_22Aug2017_6uvM2_HiC, whole genome shotgun sequence genomic DNA carries:
- the TAS2R1 gene encoding taste receptor type 2 member 1: MIDFYLVFHFLFALIQFLIGVLANGIIVVVNGMVLIKQRKMIPLDLLLSCLAISRICLQSMIFYVNLVILSLIDFSPLVKNSLIFMFVNEMGLWLATWLSVFYCAKIAPIAHPLFFWLKMRISKLVPWLIAGSLLFASIPLIQSKHTWATSQKILLGLFFPNTTNAIKETSALQIVFFARFSLPFVIFLISTLLLMFSLGRHTWQMRNTATGTRDGSTGVHVSALLSILSFLVLYLSHYTTAAFLSSDIFKLRRLMFLFCILVFGSYPSGHSIILILGNPKLKQHVKKFLHHGQCCQ, from the coding sequence atgatAGACTTTTACCTcgtattccattttctttttgcgCTGATACAATTTCTCATCGGGGTTTTAGCAAACGGCATCATTGTGGTTGTGAATGGCATGGTGTTGATCAAGCAGAGAAAGATGATTCCATTGGATCTCCTTCTTTCTTGCCTGGCGATTTCCAGGATTTGTCTGCAGTCAATGATCTTCTACGTTAATCTGGTTATTCTCTCCTTGATTGATTTCTCCCCGCTTGTTAAGAATTCTCTAATTTTCATGTTTGTAAATGAAATGGGACTTTGGTTGGCCACGTGGCTCAGCGTTTTCTACTGTGCCAAGATTGCCCCCATCGCTCACCCACTCTTCTTCTGGTTGAAGATGAGGATATCCAAGTTGGTGCCATGGCTGATCGCCGGGTCTCTGCtgtttgcctccatccctctcatCCAAAGCAAGCATACGTGGGCTACTTCCCAAAAAATCTTGTTGGGACTTTTCTTCCCAAATACAACAAATGCAATCAAGGAAACATCTGCTTTACAGATTGTCTTTTTTGCTAGGTTTTCACTGCCGTTTGTTATCTTCCTCATTTCTACTCTGCTCCTCATGTTTTCCCTGGGGAGACACACCTGGCAGATGAGAAACACAGCGACGGGCACCAGGGACGGTAGCACAGGTGTCCATGTGAGTGCGCTTCTGTCCATTCTGTCCTTCCTGGTCCTCTACCTCTCCCACTACACGACAGCTGCTTTCCTCTCGTCTGACATTTTCAAGCTCAGAAGACTCATGTTTCTGTTCTGTATCTTGGTGTTTGGGTCATATCCCTCAGGCCACtctattatcttaattttagGAAATCCTAAACTGAAACAACATGTGAAGAAGTTCCTCCACCATGGGCAGTGCTGCCAGTGA